The sequence GTGTTGAAGTATTTTAATGTTTCCGAACCTAGCTAAGAGTTTGAATAAGATTTTGATTGTAGATTTGGAAAGAAAGAGTTTGGCCCCGCAAAAAATCCATCAGATTTTGGTGGTGGTCTGAATCATCTAGAATCTGGAGGCTGGATCTGAATCTAGATTTTAGATTcagaatgtttgaatttttaCCATTGTGAGATGAGAGCAGCAACAAGGTTTTAAAAACCAACCTCATGGATAATTCCTCCAATGCTTAGGGTCATGAGATGACGTCCCCATGTGTACAAGTCAAAATCTGAACTGCATCAAAGTCATATTCAAGATCTGAAGCCCCAGAATGTTTAAgggttaacaaaaaaaatactaattCAACCAATGTGGTTTGAAATTCTAGGGGTCAGTTTTCATGGTCATGGAGTCATATTGTGAGGATGAGGGGAACTGTTGCTTTTATATGTGGTGCTTCATGGCGAGACTGAGCTGCGTAGGCAGACGTTTGTGTTCTCTGACAACCGTCTGGTGGGGAATACTTTGATATCGGAGTAGAAACATAAACATGTACAGAGCTGACCGTAAGCCACCTTGATGAAGGAATTAAGATCTGCAGATTTCTCTTTTTAAGGGAAAAGTAATCCTATTTTCGAATCCGAAATCTAAATTAAGttataagaaagaaaaaaaatccttccgATTGAGAGGAAAGCAATAAATCAGCTGTAAGATTACAATCATAGCAGAGCGTGCTAAATCCCATTTaactgtgtttatttaaaactgACTCGTCTTGCCTCGGTGAAATGTGGCGATGGTGCAGTGTCACCGGATTAAAGTGCGATGCATTAGAGAGGCACTAAGACCCAGTGGAAGGTTGAGCCAGAGGGTCACTACTGAGAGAGGCTGGTTAGTGGAATGGGCGTATGGCGGGGAGCCAGCATTGGACAGGACAGCCAAGGAGAGGCATATCAGATTACACTGCATACACATGCCTGGAGAGATGGGAACCGATAGACACCGCGCCACAAAGAATCTGCTCCAGCCTGGCCCGGTGCTTTGCATCTGCAGAATCTATATCCATCCAGCTGGATAGATAATGCGGGGTTTTTCTATTGATAGTACAGCGTGAAGCGATCACAAAATGCAGcagagacatttatttttaccacattGCCACATGATGTAGAATTTCCCTTGATTTATAATCCCCACTGACGTCCAAATGTGAGCTCGAATGGATAAATTATTGGAAATCTATAGTTGTTAGAATCCCATGGGACGTGACTAATTTCATTTAGTTTATgttgcaccccccccctctcttaaGAGTCCCCTTATGCACGTCATTTATTATGAGATGGTGTAATCGTATTTGGTGTCATTGCACTGGAGCTTTAAGGTTAATTATAATTCAGTCAATGTGGAGCCCAATTTCCTGGAGTCTTTTTTTAAGCTAAgagaaatgtcacatttcatcCACAATGTTGAAAAAGTGATATTGATTGTGAAGAAGTTGAGGGTCCTCCATCTTaccatctctttttttttttcaggtatgGGAAAATCGTATCTACCAAGGCCATCCTGGACAAGACGACCAACAAGTGCAAAGGTGAGGTGTGAAGGCGTGGGTGAAGGTAGCTGAGGTAGGCTGGGTCGTAGGCTAAAGTGTGTGACTTCTGtcattaatattaacattttctcattgttttttgtagaaaacaaactcattgttttgtgttgtcAGACTCATGGAGATACAGTGTGTCCtcattactcacggttaatgcgttccagaaaccacactTGAAaaaacgaattccgcgatagagcgacaaactatttatattattatttacggtaatttaaacgtttattaacCTACcccatattaaaccaccttctatctgtagtaccttttcccacactcttatagactgtttaaagcatttttgtgtctcatgtaagtccgagactcacggaacgtagcgcactttcgtatgccgtcagccaatagaatgcgcgtacggtatcatgtgactgcctaaaCTGGAAAATTATCACATTTAAGAAGggttcccaaaaaaaaaagcatttaaaaaggaTTGCAATATTGGCACATTAATTTTGACTAAATAGACTCATCATTGCAGCACTGATGCCGTTCTTATTGTATATTTCAATTGTTTACCTTGTGACCATCTGGAGTCAAAAATTGGGATTCAGTAATCaataatattttcacattaatgTAAATTGATTTTCACAGCGTTTATGACTGATTGCATCCAAAAACTATTAATTTTTCATGGTCAAAGATGCACTTCTTGCACAAATTTGTCGCTAACTACGAGTGCCTCATGAGGTTAGATTAAAAGTTAGATTATAGATTATAACTTGTATGTCTTGCTGTGTTTTGGTCCCTGCAGGCTACGGCTTTGTCGACTTTGACAGTCCGGCCTCGGCTCAAAAGGCAGTGACGGCGCTGAAGGCGGGTGGAGTGCAGGCTCAGATGGCCAAGGTAGAGATCTGTTTCAGATGTCAATGTTTAGTGAGTTTGTTTCTTATAGTAACTTGTCGGGTGAACACAGTCAGCTAAGAACTTATTGCTTATTACATTTttgtatataattatattaacaTTCACTCCAGAGACCATCAGAGGAATCGCAGGTCATGTGCTTTCAGTGTTGGTTTCGGTCCGTGCCCCTTAAGGACAGAAATTTATCTGGATCCTCTTGGAAAATGTTgaaattcataaaattattTGCAGTTGTGTAAAGAAGGGCTCTCAAAATGTTGCAGGAGTTGCCCACTCAGCGTTTCACAGAGCGGTAAACATTTCCTCATCCTTTTGAATGATGCCTCTTTCATACCAATCATGAAAGTCACCCTCTCatcaaataaacatgtttaccaGTGGAATGTTGCAGCAACCTGTATTTGTACTCTCCCAGCCGTTTGTGTCGCCCTCGTTCCCACTCAAGATATTTAGGAGCATGAATGAGGTCGATGagttgaaatattaaatatattgtcaatacttttctttttttttttaaactggctTTTGCAATGATTGAAAAATGAGCTGAATTCATTTTTTCGTGAACCATGGGATCCTTCCAGACAGACACATTAAAACTTTTTACAGTGACTCAACAAAAACTAGATGAATAATAGCAGGGTGACATATTTACTACAGATTTCATTGTGATTTATTAACTTTGGAGAAAAAGGGGTTATTCTTTGGTTTTTCCTGCTTCTTTTGTGGAAACTGTCTCGTTTTCTGACATGATGCTGTATTTTTCTTGCTGTATGATCCTTGGATCAGCAATAAGCCAGTTAAGCCAGTTTCTTTGCTGCATGGTGCACTACATGTGGGTGTACGCGTAAGTTAATGGTGAAAAAACACGCTGTAGATGTGCATGCACAAACAACACGGCACAGATGCGCTCAGGTACGTGTTTTTATACATGTACGCGGCAcgatgtgcatgtgtgcgtgcgtgtgtgtgtgtgtgtgtgtgtgtgtgtgtgtgtgtttgtattgcgCATCATAGTGGGGACGGCGTTGAGGGAATGTGTCCCAGAGCCCGATCTCTGAGCTCCTCGTACAAAGGACCTGTCTGTTCTCCCTGGTGGCATCTGACTCAGTGTCTAAGCAGCTCCACAGTCAGTACGGCCCTCTGCCCAGCTACTCACCCtgctacgcacacacacacacacacacatcacaaatgCACTTACACAACATACACAAACCTCAACCAGAttatgacacacattcacaaacacacacacaccactaacaccCTGGGAAAGCTGATCTCTGGTTAAGCTGGATCACTGACATTCATACGGCTCCTTGCTCACAAAATAACTTGATTCCCCTCTCCCCTTCACTCCGAGTTTACAGCGCGGCTGGTTTGAGTCAGATGTCTCTCTCTGACTCAGTCTGACTCACCCGTGGTTGAAACCAGCAGCAGGTCTCCTCTCCTTACTCTCGTGGGTTTTTAGATTCATCGCTAATTCATTGCTGCTGtgaaggatgaagaggaggaggaggaggaggtgaagtaGAAATCACCTTCAGCACAGGTCGTGATTGCTCATGCATTATTCATAGAAAAGAGAATAATTCACTTTGCATTAACAGTTTTTAATCACATCTGCACTCTGAGATAATGAGTATGCATAATGGTTGGAGGGTGATACAGAGTGACGGTCTTATACGTCGCTTGTGgtcaaatgaaatgtgtttgagtAGAAAAAGACGAAAGCGGACTAGAAAACCTACAGAATCTCTCCAAAGCATCAAATTAAACGGCGAGAAGAGTTTCtttcaagttgttgtttttttttatatatataatttccaATTCAGATTTGGAAAACCGTATAAGTTGTCTGATTTATGCCACCCGACAAAGCAGGCCTCTGTGTCTGCATTCAAGGTCGGGATTACCACATGAATATAACTGCTTGAATGCAAGCGACATATTATTACCATGACCTAGGAAAAGTGGATGATAGTGTTTGCCTTGGGGGAGATGATAGCACAATGCCTTAGATGTCCTCCAGATCAGTTCCAATGATCTGTCCAAAGCCTCTCTGCTGTTATTCTCCACTGAGCATAATCATTTTAGACTCTCCATGGATGGAGAGCCATTTGAAATCTAATTATGCTTTGATATCACATTACCTGGACCTTTCATCCTCTTAAGAGgacagtcacacacaaagaGCCTCTCTTCTACCCTTGTGGTGATAACATATGAGAGAAGAGTGTGAAGACAAAGAGTTGGATGAATGAAAGTATTACAGACAAAGTATTACAGAAATACAgagaggaaatgagagagaagTTCAGCTGAAGTCCAGCCAGAGTACTATCTTTGTCATCTCTATCTGTTTCCATGCAACTCACTTCCTCATGGAGGGCCAAAAATTAACTCCTTCGACTTCAAACTTTCTTTCAGCTCTCTGATGTCTTGCATTTGCTGACCATCAAAACATCAAGCGTCTCACGGACTTCCTGTGAAAAGCTTTTAGGGATTCTTTCACGCCGTCGATGGCAGCTTTTTGTGCGGCTTTTGATATTTGATCCTGTTTTGATTCTCCCACAAGAACTTTAAAAGGTTCTACGCTCTACATCCTCATTATTTCCTCTTCTGTCAACTTCTATCTATTCAGCAACAGGAGCAGGACCCCACCAACTTGTACATTTCCAATCTGCCCTTGTCCATGGATGAGCAGGAGCTGGAGAACATGCTTAAACCCTTCAGTCAGGCCATTTCAACTCGCATCCTCCGTGACGCCAATGGGACCAGCCGGGGTGTGGGCTTTGCCAGGTATAAACTTGGGTAACTTTGAACATGTATGTTGGGGACAGACTGTTAAAGCTGAGTGGTGATGGCACTGCTGCAAATctttgaataaaacattcatttacacaggaaaaacagaacaaaaattaATGTCAATCAATAGTCATCATGGTGAGTTTGCCCTCTGGTGGCCAATACAGGTAGAAAACCTCCAACGGCATGAACTTTTAAGCCTGTTTACCCTTAATTGTTTTTAATATCCATCTATACATGGATGGATTGTTTTTAATAAGTACTTGAAATTCCAATAGGATGGAGTCAACAGAGAAATGTGAAGCCATCATCCAACATTTTAACGGAAAATACATCAAGACTCCACCGGGAGTACCAGGTAAGGCtcgttgttgttgggttttttttgggttttattcTTAACTGCATGCCTTTGAGATTAAATCTTGTGTGGATGTGGCGTCTTCAAAGATTTCGTCTGATGGATATTTTCTGTCTGATCTAGTGCCATCAGAGCCACTTCTTTGTAAATTTGCTGATGGGGGCCAGAAGAAACGTCAGAGCCAAGGAAAGTACCTGCAGAACGGCCGGCCTTGGACAAGGGACGGGGACACTGTAGGTTTAACACCTGTCTTCACATCCACATAACTTCTTCCTCAATGCTTTATTGTTCTTGTGATATAGTACATCAGTGAGGCGTATAATGACACGGGCttccaactcttttttttttctttctccagggaggaatgaccctgacctatgaccCCACCACAGCCTTACAGAACGGGTCAGTGCTGCGAGTTCGATAAATCCTCTGTATCCCCACAGGGGGGGGTTGGGATCACGTTTTAATGACTGACTGCTTCTCCGCAGGTTTTACTCTTCTCCCTACAGCATTGCCCCCAACCGGATAATTGGACCAACCTCCCTCTCTCCATACATGCATTCACCTGTGTCCACCTACCAGGTACTTTCAAACCATCAAAGATGCTGATCTGCAACATCCTAATCAAACACAAGCCTTTGGTCACTTAAGTAGAAATCCCATTATTTTGAAACGGaagttgttttatttctaaaaacaaTGGAGATACATTTCTTGGAATTTTGTTTCCTAAGTTGATTGAATATTGTGTAAACTAATCCGTGTATGTCTCTTATTCTGGCAGGTACACAACCCATCCTGGTTACATCATCAGTCATACATCATGCCACCCACAGTGAGTACCTTCAGGTTTAACACTGGGAGTCTTCCTCCCTGTCTTTGTTTCCAGAGAAGCCATTTAAAATTATGCTTCCTTCACAGTTTGTCTCTTAGAGATTTGTTTTGTGGTCAAAATAGCACAAAGCTCAGCCCGAGTGTCGTCGCTAGTGTCTGATGTTTATTATGCGTACCTTGTTTTAAGTGCTTGTGTCCGTCCAAGTGCCTGTGACAGTGCAGGTCTTACAATGAGGTGTGATCAGGTACATTGTTGGTGCAATGCTATTTTGGGGCACCACCAAAGAAACCCTGGCACCGATCGACAAAATTCTGCTTAGCGGTCAATAGCACAGTATTGTTCTTCCTATTTAAAGGTCTTATCGAACACTAAAGATcaccatatacagtacatcgcTTTGCAAGGACTTCACATGGAGATCCATAGATGCCGTCATCctctcgacacacacacacatacacacacattttcactcaCCTCGACAAATAATcttctctgattttttttaaataaattcacaGCTGCATCATTTCACCACTTCTTTCAGTGGTATCACGGGAACAGCTGCTTTAATCCCAGAAATGCACCAATGACGCATGAATAAAATGAGATCTTCTCAGCGTATCTGAAAAACCAACTAAAGAACAACTGATGTCCTTTAAAACATCACCGACAGCAGACGCCACTTCTGGTTTTGTTTGATCAGTGCGGGTATAATGGCATTTATGATGCCTTATTAATACTATTATTTCACTGTCCCATATGCCACCCACTGTTAGTCAGAAGGATTTAAATCTTACACAGCagctttcctcctcctcatcaggtAAACATTAGTCCAGTTCCTCACATATACAAGAGAGGTGGATGTTTTAAAAATCCTCGTGCAGAGATCCCAACCAGACGATGAGCTGTCTTACAAGTAAAAGGGAATTGAACACATCCTAAAAGCTCTTGCACAGTTGACTAATACAGTGCACCATGTGATTTAAATAGGGACATAGGATGTGAACGTCACAAATGgatattatattttttcataGGGAGCAGTCCTGACTCCAGGAATGGACCACACCATGTCCATCCAGCCGACCTCAATGATGGGGCCCCTAGCGCAGCAGCTTAGCCACCTCTCCATGGGCAGCAGTGGCACAGTCAGtatttagtattttattatACTTAGATTATTTAGTAGTGAAAAATCTTTGATATTTAGCTGTTAAAAGTGGTGATACATTGTTGACTGAAACTgcgagattaaaaaaaagagaaggtaATTATATGTGTTGTAAAAGTCATTTGAGGTGCTGTCAGAAACTTGCAACTGTCGTGTCTCACCTGTCAGCTCTGTCCTCCTGCAGTATATGCCTGCGAACACATCTATGCAGGGGACCTACATCCCCCCGTACACCCAAGTGCCTTCCACCAACATTTCAGTTGAGGTAGACGTTATTTTCTTTAAGTGACACATTTCAGTACCGAAACGTTAAGTCAGACAATCACTCATAGATTGAATGTTGTGTCGTTCTCAGGAAAGTGCCGTCCAACAGCCTGTTTCCATAGAGACaccaacagaacacacaacctACCCTTATCAACACAATAAATGAAGAGGTGAGTGACCTCCtggtgtcgtgtgtgtgtgtgactgttttctCTGCATGTGCATACCCAATTCCCAAAATGGAAAATTTCTTTGTGTAGCATTACTGCAAGTGGAGACGGTGTGATGGTCCTCTTGTTTCTGATTGGTCATCTTTTTTTGCCTTGTGTCAGATCTTCTTCTGGCCACTGGAGCGACTCTCAAGAGACTGGAGTGGTGAAACTTGGTGTTGGGACTCAACTTGTGATGCGTGTGGCTATTGGGAGGGAAAAAACGGACTGTTAGGCAGAAACAAGATATTTTCTACAAACTcatgttttaaaagaaactCTTTTACTCCAAGCAAACAAGGCTGGAGGGCGGCAGGCAAGGAGGAATGGAAGAACGAGGAACATCTATTTTGATAACAGTCAAGGAAACAAGTCACACACTAAACATGCTTAAAATCCCGTTCAAGCATTTTTCATGTTCTGTTCTGATGCTACtccagaggatgaggatgaaaccaggaaaacaacatttcaacGCAATGTTTTATTgtaccatgttttgttttgaccttttttgtaagatactgtgtttttatttcactcttTTCTCTACTTCCAGGCTTTGAACCTGccttttttttgtacataagTGTTTGCTTTTGGTGTGCTTTTATTCTAGCCTTACGTGTCCTACTTGGAATGATGTGGTGCAAATATCCGAAatacgaagaaaaaaaaagactgaggtCATTCAAAAAGCTGATGACTCATAATTCAAACAGGTGTGGTGCTGATATGGATAAGTTTCCGTCAAGGTTGCAGCAAGTTTTCATGCCGGAaatggttccttttttttttttggcactcGAATCTCAAATAATTTATACTTCCATCAATCTCAACAAAGCTTCAGACAATCAGATTAGAAATCAGAAGAACTAGACGATCATTGATGACAGACTTCAAAGAGAAGAATTCCTTAAAGAAGCTAAGTAGAAGCATTCCAGAGATTGTTATCAGAAAGgtataaatatttttctctttgagCTGCTCGACTTGATGAGATCCAAAGTTGCTTAACGGGGATAACGTTTCACATAGATCTACCTGAAGAAGAGATTTAGCTGTTGCAGCTGATGTAGTGACaatatttcatcaaaatttACCAAACAGGGCAGCTCCTGTATCCCTGTGTTTTATCCTTGTGTCCTTTTTGTAAAAAGGGAAGCTGATCTCAACCGAAATCCCCCAAAATATCATCTGAAACCAGAAGTAGAAgttactgaaaataaaatagtttttacatAATGTGGAGATCAGCAGATAAATCTTGGCTCTGTCCTGTTAAGTCTTCATAAAACACTATGGAGGTGGGTTATTAAGCCAGTGTTACACTGGCCATCACTGTGTGTTTGCATctatttctccttctcttcaccatcatgtttttttttaacacttatttaattttttttatttttaaagttcagttttaaaacttttaaaattgaTCCTATTTTACAAAGaaactttgattttatttttatagtgtCGTGTGCTATAAATGGTGAGGAATagacattttaaaacttttttttttaaatagtgagTTGTATTTTTGCATGTTATCTCATTCTGGTTTCAGTGTTGCTCTCAAAGAGACTTTAATGACATTTCAGTTCTATATATGTCCAAAATGTTGGCACTTTGTGAGCAAGACTCCTGGTCTTTATGAATTTTGTGTGCTAGGTTCAGATTGTTACAGAGTTGTGCCCCAAACCTTTGGGAATTAATGTTCAAGAAATATATATTCAAAACCGTGACTTACCTCATCCTGCCAGAGCAATGTAGATTCAGTTTGTGTACTGGGCTCACAGGCAATAAGCGACTACAGTAGGTCTCATGGTTGTTCACAGCTGGTTCTGTGTCCACATCCTTTAACTCTTCCATCCAAAGTTTGGAAATCATGCCCAAGGTCAGAAGATCTATGCAATTAATTTATTGTCCTTAGAAATGCAATACTACAAATATCCAAGAGAAACTGCTCATTATGACATTAGTGCATCACCTCACAGTGTAACTTCACATTCTGGCTCACAGCCACACatttagatgtttgttttcatctttgttGCATTAAAAGGGAACCATTTCATACCATAATGTGGTAAATGACTGTAGGAACTGTAGAAATTCTAAAGAATAGAATTATGACATGTGTGCTTAATGTGAATGTGGACAGATGCACATTTGTTTGGACACCACAGGGTTGTGTTAAATGTAATTATCCAttccatccatttttaaaaaaaatgaatttgtgtCATCTTTGTCATGTTTGTTATCCTTCTTTCTTGCTGAGTAAttgatacaatttttttttctttcacttaatAGTTCATTTCCAGGATAAACTTTTAACTTCACAGAAATGCCTTAGATTTCACTGGAAGGGTTTAGTGAAGTGCTACTCAGATTTGGTTTGCTTAACCTCTGactggaatgtttttttcatgcacTGCTTAAgttgaaagatttttttgttacatTAAACTACTCTGAACAGAGATCTATGAAGCAaggaaacatttacattttttttaaatttacaattgTGTCCcaaattttgaagaaaaactAAAGGTAGCTTGTTGAGTCTAAAGAACTATTGCTGCTAATTTTGGATTTTTAAGTATATAAAAATCTTTGAGCTGAAGGTCATTGGTTTTATCAAGTCACACACGGGGTCAGTTTCTAACATGTACGATAATATTCAGTCTTGTTTTGTGCATCAAACAACCTCAGTAAAATTTGTTTGTGCCATGATCCAGGTCTTTGTCTTGACAGAAAAACCCCCAACAGCTATTAATCTTTTAACTGGGTTTGATTTTGaactttttaataaatttttttttttcacaatggtTTTCATGCATGTTTTATTACAAAAGGGCACTTTATATCTTAGAtaatgcaatgaaaaaaagCCAACACACATGTCCATGTTCTCTCATGTTTATCAAATTAATATTTCTTTATATTAACCCCAGCTGACGATGGGGTAATACACAGAACAGTCACAATACATGAGAATTTATTACTAAAACTGACTTCAGTCTAGATAAAAATATAGGAAATACATAAGGAAAAAGTATATTACACTTTGAG is a genomic window of Antennarius striatus isolate MH-2024 chromosome 2, ASM4005453v1, whole genome shotgun sequence containing:
- the LOC137605773 gene encoding RNA-binding motif, single-stranded-interacting protein 2-like isoform X2, which translates into the protein MLLSVPPRTGINPYNGYAGKNSRKTYVSPSNHQMTPPSPNNNSNNSSYSTTNSISNGSSGGEQLSKTNLYIRGLHPGTTDQDLVKLCQPYGKIVSTKAILDKTTNKCKGYGFVDFDSPASAQKAVTALKAGGVQAQMAKQQEQDPTNLYISNLPLSMDEQELENMLKPFSQAISTRILRDANGTSRGVGFARMESTEKCEAIIQHFNGKYIKTPPGVPVPSEPLLCKFADGGQKKRQSQGKYLQNGRPWTRDGDTGGMTLTYDPTTALQNGFYSSPYSIAPNRIIGPTSLSPYMHSPVSTYQVHNPSWLHHQSYIMPPTGAVLTPGMDHTMSIQPTSMMGPLAQQLSHLSMGSSGTYMPANTSMQGTYIPPYTQVPSTNISVEESAVQQPVSIETPTEHTTYPYQHNK
- the LOC137605773 gene encoding RNA-binding motif, single-stranded-interacting protein 2-like isoform X3, coding for MISSLVPFKDSFASQTYVSPSNHQMTPPSPNNNSNNSSYSTTNSISNGSSGGEQLSKTNLYIRGLHPGTTDQDLVKLCQPYGKIVSTKAILDKTTNKCKGYGFVDFDSPASAQKAVTALKAGGVQAQMAKQQEQDPTNLYISNLPLSMDEQELENMLKPFSQAISTRILRDANGTSRGVGFARMESTEKCEAIIQHFNGKYIKTPPGVPVPSEPLLCKFADGGQKKRQSQGKYLQNGRPWTRDGDTGGMTLTYDPTTALQNGFYSSPYSIAPNRIIGPTSLSPYMHSPVSTYQVHNPSWLHHQSYIMPPTGAVLTPGMDHTMSIQPTSMMGPLAQQLSHLSMGSSGTYMPANTSMQGTYIPPYTQVPSTNISVEESAVQQPVSIETPTEHTTYPYQHNK
- the LOC137605773 gene encoding RNA-binding motif, single-stranded-interacting protein 2-like isoform X1, which translates into the protein MLLSVPPRTGINPYNGYAGKNSRKQTYVSPSNHQMTPPSPNNNSNNSSYSTTNSISNGSSGGEQLSKTNLYIRGLHPGTTDQDLVKLCQPYGKIVSTKAILDKTTNKCKGYGFVDFDSPASAQKAVTALKAGGVQAQMAKQQEQDPTNLYISNLPLSMDEQELENMLKPFSQAISTRILRDANGTSRGVGFARMESTEKCEAIIQHFNGKYIKTPPGVPVPSEPLLCKFADGGQKKRQSQGKYLQNGRPWTRDGDTGGMTLTYDPTTALQNGFYSSPYSIAPNRIIGPTSLSPYMHSPVSTYQVHNPSWLHHQSYIMPPTGAVLTPGMDHTMSIQPTSMMGPLAQQLSHLSMGSSGTYMPANTSMQGTYIPPYTQVPSTNISVEESAVQQPVSIETPTEHTTYPYQHNK